Genomic segment of Salvia hispanica cultivar TCC Black 2014 chromosome 2, UniMelb_Shisp_WGS_1.0, whole genome shotgun sequence:
ATTTCTCAGTAGAAGTAAGGCTCAGTCAGGTGTGCCCAATTCAGAGAAGGATCATGAGTCTAATAGGGTCAACATGGAAAACAAGTTGAATGTTCTGAATTTTCTTGGAATGTAATCTAGATATGAACTAGGTCCTGAATTCTCCTCCTCCAAATCTGGGACTGGCTACACTTAACCATGATCATCAATCACTTTCTGTCTTTAGTTGTGAGAGCTTTAGAAGGCCTGGTACTCTATGGATGAATCATGTTGAACTGAAACCTGGATAGCTGCTGCGGGATGGTAGATATAACAGGTCCATATCTCTGTGTATGATCAACAATGAGCTCTATAGGGAACATATGACTATTGCATAAAGATGAATGACTATAAATGCTCAGGAAGAGTCGgagtgaaaataaattaaaacgtTTGCGAACTCAAAGGAATGTTTCACTCTGAAAACAGAGCTAGCTTAGATGTTAACATGCCGGTGCAAATGTATTCCAAGTATTCAACATGCTCTGTCAATATGAGGAATACAAATCATGCTCTGTCAATATGAGGAATACAAATCAAGACATAATATCACAGAGTTGGAAGCAATAATTCTTTTCACTGACTAAAATAAAGGAAACAAGAACAGTGTAGTTAATGGAACCACTTCACTTGCTACAcaaacacatatataaaatgtgtatacacacacacatgtgcGAGTACACAGTTGTATACGCACATgcacaaaatgaaattactaaaattttcaCACCTGAACATTGTCGTATAGTTCAAACAATGGAACAGCCAGAAGTTTCAAGTTCTTCGGCACAGCAAAATACTCTCGTTCAGACAAGTGAACAACGAAGAGCTTTTTGCATTCCTGCAGCAGCAAATATCAGCAATCAGTACAATTCCATTGAAAATGAATGACAGGTGTTCTACTGAGTCTCATGTTATTTTACCTTAGGCTTTGTTATATGTGGGGGGCAGTAAGGATACATGATAGTTTCAAAGTTTGGTCTCCACCAAATTGCCACACACTCTCCAACCtacatgaaaatttgaaatttctctCAACTCCAAAGCAAAATTCAACTGGAAAGAGATTGATATGCGAATAATGGCAATGAAGCAAGTAGTTGTGGATTTTCTTTAAGTATAGACCAAATCAGAATCAAGTTACTCAAGACAGTTAGACCAAAATCCTAGACAAATCCTAGCTTTTCTCCTAGACAGGTTACGCAAGTAGTTGTggattttctttaaatatagCATACGGAATCAGGTTACTCAAGACAAATCCTAGCTTTTCTCACGACAGTTAGAccaaaattactaataaaaatggCATCAATCTGTTATCACAATGTTGCATGAATCTCAAACCTTAGGTGCCTATACATAAAAAACACTTTTACCCATGACACTTTTGAGAGGTGCTCCTTAGGATTTTTCTACCTTACAAAATTGAGAGGTattcttcactttttacctGCCAATCTGGCTGTAGAGAAGGTGAATTAGCTGCAAGTTTGCTAGAGAGCTTCCGCTTCAGACCGTCAATTTCTGTAAATTGAATCAAGGGTAAaacttaaaaggaaaaaaagtaagaccACATTAATTCATACTAATACTTGCCAATCAAAAGTATGCTATACCACATTATCTTTCTGTGGTTACTTGTTACTGAGATTGACAGCCAAAAAGCTTATAGCatataacaaatgaaaaaagagtACCCAAGTAAATATCATACCATTCTCTCCTGGCTTCAATCTACCACCTGGAAGTTTACAAAATGTATTTCCGATTTGCAAAAGGAGAATATGGGGATGATTATGTTCTTGGACCTGGAGGTTTAGACATTTTTTCACCATCAGAAAAGTTAAGGGATTGTCAACATCTTGAAATTAAGCTTAAAAGTATATAGAATGGCGTGACGGCGGTCAATGAGGTTGATTTTGTGACGGTTATTAAATCCTTAAAGCAGATAGAAATAACAGATCAAGATGAATGAACTCTAATTCTACCACTAGAATCCTGCAATAGTGCAGTGCAATTGGAAACTCATTTAATTTGTAGATCAACTTTTCATCATAACTTCTTACATATACAACATTTGACAACCTTATTGTACCCTAAGCTGAAATCAAGcatattcaattttctatAGGCATCTACACCCAAGCAACTTCATGGATACGGGCAGCAACAAAACTgtggaaagaaaataaaaaatggcaGACCACCTTGGGCTCACTTTTGATATCTATTTAAGCAAATTCACTAAGCAATGATAACATTCCTCAAGAGGGACTCAGAGACAATAACAATAACGGTCAATCGATGGGAGTTTGTATATTTGGCTCCATCTGAATATTTGTTGAGACTTGAGACATCACACCATCAAAAACCATTGTTTCAAGATAGCTTGGATCAATGTGAATATCATGTCCAATCAAAGCAATTGTAGAAGAGTGACAAAGATTCTAGTGCCATTTGAGTAGAACAAACATGTTTGCATAATGACAACAATTAGAAGGAACAATTATGGAGCCATGAAATCTTGCGCTATTGAACACATTATTTCCAGAGATCTACCAGAAGTTTGTGAGCCGAAAATACAAACCACGGTAAGAAGACACgaaaattagtaaaatgtaaaagaaaatgcaTACCAGCAAAATGCCCTCGACGCTAGTCCTCATACCCTCCTTCATGTAGCTGCACAAGaacaatcaaattaaatatcaattagATTATTGGGGCATTTCTTGGTACCGCACTAAAACCCTAAATCGAATTTGATCTAGGGTTTTACCCACACCTGCCAGAAAACTgtaatgatgatattaaaagagaaagaaaaagggagAGAAAAGGACGAACTTGACTTTCATACGAGCAAGGCGATCGGCGACGGAGGTGTCTTTCTCCATCTTGGGCTCTTTGGTGCCGAAAGTGTAGCTCGAAAGAGGATACGTATTTACGACCTGCGAAGTAACCATTTCGCCCCTGTTTCTCCGACTACTTGTTTAAATTGCTTCTTGTCAGATTTGCGGTAACGGATTTCTTCTACTTTGTCAAGAATTTGCAGCGGGAATGTGGAAAACTTAGAGGGCTCCCCGCTCTGCAAATACTCCAAATAATGTCGCTACTCTTCCTTTTCTATTACACAAGCGAGAAATTCGTCAAACTGCAACAAAACGctattttctgattttctcCTACCcaatactttttattttatgagcAATAAGTCATACTCATAATTATTCTGGGGTGTCAaaacgggtagcgggtattgCGTACCCGCACACCCGACCCGATACCCATCGGGTACCTGCGATTGAAACGGGTAACGGATCGGGATCGgtaatcatatttttggttttgcgGTAATCCCAAAAATTATCCGATTATAGTAaagtattttgtaattattaatattaatataatttttaaattatcccGGTCACACTtagatttcaaaatataatttttatctttttttctctatcaaAGAGCATACAAATACCAATGTTATATAGTATACAATAGCATATGTATATAGTAGCACATGTACAGTATTAGCGTATGCTACACACACTCGTTATATATACAGTAGCGTATACATATACTACTTATTAAATTGTAGATGTTCAATGTCTAATCACTAATAATTTGTGGATTTTTTATGTGCTTTTAGgatgcataaaaaatactaacattACTACGGATAACGATCAACAAGTTGAGaataatgcaaataataaacaaaaaagatttttttttaaaaaatatcggGTCGGGTACCCGCCGTGTCGGGTGCGGGATACCCGACTTGGGTATCGGGTAATACCCGACATAGTGCGGGACGAGTATCGGGACAACAATTTCAGCCGaaatcgggtgcgggtacccgcgggtacccgtttCGTCACCCCTATAATTATCCAATAACTACTCCCTTGTCCTACTCAAGAATCAAGATGTCTGCATTCTTAAATGACACTAAA
This window contains:
- the LOC125208005 gene encoding pre-mRNA cleavage factor Im 25 kDa subunit 2, with amino-acid sequence MVTSQVVNTYPLSSYTFGTKEPKMEKDTSVADRLARMKVNYMKEGMRTSVEGILLVQEHNHPHILLLQIGNTFCKLPGGRLKPGENEIDGLKRKLSSKLAANSPSLQPDWQVGECVAIWWRPNFETIMYPYCPPHITKPKECKKLFVVHLSEREYFAVPKNLKLLAVPLFELYDNVQRYGPVISTIPQQLSRFQFNMIHP